The segment CGAGTACTTCGTACAACCGGGCCCTGGTCTGCATCTTGTCCACGACACCCGCCTGCGTTCCCTCGTCACGGATCTGGGTCAGGCCTGCCTCAATGGCTCCCATTGCCAGCCGCAGCGTGGTTACCGGGTAGATCACCATTTGCACACCGGCATCCTGCAACTGACTGGCCGTGAAGAGTTCACTCTTGCCGAACTCCGTCATATTGGCAAGAATCGGCACATCCAGCGCCTCGGCAAATGCCTCGAACTCGCCGAGATCCTTCATCGCCTCCGGGAAGATCAGGTCCGCGCCGGCATCGGCATAGGCCTTGGCCCGGTCGATTGCCGCCGGCAGTCCTTCGCCGGCCCGGGAATCGGTCCGCGCAGAGATCACGAAGTTCTCGTCCCGTCGCCCCTGAACGGCCGCGCGGATCCGTTTTGTCATCTCTTCGATGGATACAACGTCCTTGCCGTCCAGATGGCCGCAACGCTTCGGATTGACCTGGTCTTCCAGGTGGCATGCCGATAGTCCGGCATCCTCCAGTAACTGAATGGTGCGGGCTACGTTCATCGGCTCACCGAAGCCGGTGTCGGCATCAATGAAAGACGGCAGATTGGTAACGCGGGAGATCTGCTGCCCGTGTTCGGTGACCTCGGAAAGCGTTGTCAGCCCGATGTCGGGCACGCCCATGGCGGCGGAGAAGGCACCGCCGGAGATATAGACGCCGTCGAACCCGAGCTGTTCGATCAGCTGCGCGGTCAGCGGGTTGATCGCTCCCGGAAACCGAAGAATCTGATCGCCGGCGAGCCCCTTGCGCAGGGCAAGCCTCCGCTCGGCGGCTGTGGATGTCGCTCCTAGCATTAGAAGATCCCCTTCGTGTTCGCAGCAGGCAGGCCAGCGACCGACCAGGACAACTGG is part of the Saxibacter everestensis genome and harbors:
- the prpB gene encoding methylisocitrate lyase, giving the protein MLGATSTAAERRLALRKGLAGDQILRFPGAINPLTAQLIEQLGFDGVYISGGAFSAAMGVPDIGLTTLSEVTEHGQQISRVTNLPSFIDADTGFGEPMNVARTIQLLEDAGLSACHLEDQVNPKRCGHLDGKDVVSIEEMTKRIRAAVQGRRDENFVISARTDSRAGEGLPAAIDRAKAYADAGADLIFPEAMKDLGEFEAFAEALDVPILANMTEFGKSELFTASQLQDAGVQMVIYPVTTLRLAMGAIEAGLTQIRDEGTQAGVVDKMQTRARLYEVLDYESYNSFDSDVFNFTL